Below is a window of Thermodesulfobacteriota bacterium DNA.
AGGCTGCCCTTGCCGCCGCCCGGGTGGCACGCCTCGCAGCCCGCGAACGCCCCGCCCACGGTGAGACTCGTGTGGCGGCTGGCGGAACCCACCGCCAGCGCGCCCGTGCCCGTGCCGGTGTGACAGCTCGTGCAGGAGAGCGCCGGGCCGGCGATGGTCTCAAGCGTCCAGCCCGAGTTCTCCATCCCCGAGTTGGCGGCCGAGTGGCAGGTATTGCTGCACCCGTAGGCCGGCCCGGCGCCCGCCGTGCGGCTGTAGCCCATGGTGCTGTTCATGGTGATCTGGCCGTTGCGGTGGTAGGTCGTGAACGCGCCGGTGGTGTAGGGGCTGTCGGCGTACACGTGGCAGATGTTGCATTTGGTGGTGTTGGCCACGAAGTCCTTGTGGTTGCCGATGACCTCGCCCGTCGTGGCGTTGCCGTTCCAGTCGCGGTTGTGCTCGACGATGTTGTCGGTGGTGTTCGCCACCGAGCCGAAGGTCCAGTCGGTCTCGTTCATGCCGCCGTGGCAGCCGGCGCACTCGGTGCCGTCGGTGGCGTAGTGGATGGCGCTGTTCCAGCGGCGCGCCCAGGTGCCCGCATCGCCTCCCTCGTGGCAGCCGGCGCCGCCGACGGCCGCTCCGGAGCAACTCCCCACGCCGTCGGTGCCGCCGTTGGTGTAGGCCGCGAAGAGGCCCATGGCGGTGCGGTCGGCGGCGAAGGTGCCGTTGCCGGTAAACGCCCCGTTGATGTGGGTGCTCTGGGTCGTGAGGGTGGTGTGGCAGACCACGCACTTGTTGGTGGTGGTCAGGGTATCGTCGTGCCACGCCTGGCTCACCGTGGGCGCCGTGTTGCCGTAGTGGAGGCCCGACGAGGGGTTGCTGCCGGTGGTGGCGCGGGTGTGGCACATCGTACACGCCGTGGCCGTGGCCCCGTACCACTCGAAGCCGGCGCCGGTGGTCTTGCTGTTGTGGCAGTCCAGGGCGGAGCACGAGGAGCCGCCCGTCCAGGGGCTCGTGTCCACACTGCCGCCGTAGGTGGCCGCCGCGTAGGCGCCGTCGGCGTCGCTGGCGTAGGTGCCCCACATCTGGTTGAAGGCGCCCACGTCGGCCGGGGCGGCGGTCCAGGTGTAGCCCGACGGGTAGTGGGTGCCGCCCCCCACCCCGCTCGCGTCGTTGTGGCACATCTCGCAGATCGCGTTCTGCTCGACGCCGCTCAGGGCCGACGCGGCCTTGGCGTAGCGGCGCTGGGCGAGCACGTCCATGTGCTTCTGGTGGCGGCCGGCGCGGTTGGGGTAGGCGCTGCGCAGGTTGCTCGCGGCATTGGCCGGCCAGTACTGGTTCGCCCCGTCGCCGTGGCAGCCGCTGCACCCACTGGGCTTGAAGGCGCCGCTGTGGGGGTGGCAGCTCGAGCACTGGCCGGGGTTTCCTCCGGCGGTGGGGTGGGGGCTGACCGAGGCACTGGTGTTGTCCTTGAAGGCGACGTGATCCGCCGCTTCGTGGCACTCCTGGCAGACGCCGCTGTAGTTCGGGGTCTGCTCCGTGGCCCAGGAGTAGGAGTTGGCCGCCACGCCGGTGCGGTTGGTGAAGATGAGGTTCGTCTGCTCGGTGGGCTCCGCAGGGGGCGGGCCGGCCGGGAGGTTGAAGGCCGCCTTGTCGTAGAGGTCGCGGCGGATCATCGCCAGGTTGCCGTCGCCGTGGGGGTCGTGGCAGTTGACGCACTGGGGGTCCCAGGCGGGCCAGGTGCGCTTGGCGGTGTAGCCGGAGTTGGCCATCTCCTCGTTGGAGTGGGTCTTCACCGTGGCCACGCTGGGGGTGGGGTTGCCGTCGTGGCAGGCGGCGGCGTTGTAGGTGCAGCTAAACTGCACGCCGGCGGTCCCGGCGTCCTGGTCGCGCAGCCGGTAGGGGTTGGCACCCGAGAGGGTCGTGGTGCGGTCGTGGGGCTGGGCCAGGTCGTGGCAGGTGAGGCAGCCGGTGGCCCCCACATCGGCCTTGGCGCCGTGGCCGGTCGCCGTCCAGTCGCCGCTGGCGATCATGGACGCGATGTTGTTGTTGCCGCTCCAGTCGTTGCGGTCGGCGGTGTTGACGTGGCACTGGGTGCAGTTGGTGGGTGTGGCATTCCACGCGATGTTGGTGGCCGCCACGTGGCAGCCCGCCGCGCCGGTACAGGTGCCGGTGAGGTCTCCCCGGGTCACCGCGGTCGAGTAGGTGAGGTCTGTTGCCCACGTGACGGTGCCGCTGCCGTGGGTGCCGGCAAGCGCGTTCTGGTAGTTGAGCCCGCCGTTGTTGCCGTGGCAGGCCACGCAGGCCGCACCGCCGTCGACGAGGGCAGGGGAACTGGCTCCGTGGGCGGCGTGGCCGGCGCTGGCCGAGGCGGGGGTCACGCCGCCCGTGTGACAGGCCCCGCAGCTAAAGCCCTGACCTGCAATGTGCTGCAGCGCGAGACCCGAATCGCTCATCTGGTAGGGGCTGTCGGCGCTGTGGCAGGCGGTGGCGCACCCGGCCGCCGCGCCCGTGAACCCGCTCGCCCCCTGGTACGTCATGTTGGCGTTGAGCTGGATGACGCCGTCGATGTGCATCCCTGCCGTGTAGTCCGGCTGGGTGTTGGCGTGGCAGTAGTCGCACCGGCCCTCGCCGCTAGCGCCGAGCACCGCCGCGCCCTGGTGGCCATTGTACAGCGTCGTGGAGGCATTGCCGTCCGGGTTCGCGAGCGCCCCGGAGTGCTTGGCCACCACCGAGGCCGGCATGGCCGCGCCCTCCGCCGCGAGCCCGAAGGTGCCGTGGCAGTTGGCGCAGCTCGCCGCCGCCCCCCATGCTACGTCGGCGTAGCCGCCGTGGCAGCTGATGTTCGAGCAGGTGTCGGTGCCCTGGATGAAGCCGAAGGCGACGGCGGCGCCGTTGAAGGTGCCGCCGGGAACCACGTCCTTCGTCAGATTGGCGTGCGCCCCCCGCTTGGCTTCGGGGATGCTCGTTGTCGTGTTGGTACCCACGGTGTCCAGGGTGCCCGAGTGACAGCTCACGCAGGTGATCCCGGCCCGGGACAGGTGCACGGTGTGGCTCCCCCTGGCGATCTGCCCCGCGGCGTCGATGCCCCCGTGGCAGGCGTTGCACGCGAGATCCTGGGTGCTCCAGTCGGGCGTGTTCGTCCCGGTCATCCACTGGACGCTGCCCACCGAGGCCGTGGACTGGCCGTCGGAGTGGCAGTAGAGGTTGGTGCAGGTGGCGGTGCCGGCGTTGTAGGCTCGGCTCGGGCTCGGATTGCGCGCCGCGTCGAAGTTGAGGCTCTGGTAGGTCTTGGTCGGCGTGTTGTGAGTGGCCGCGTTGACGTAGTCGAAGTGGCACGTTTGGCAGCGGTAGCCGTAGCCGCCGGCCGCCACGGCGCCCGCGTGTTTCTGGTGGGGCGTGTTGGCCTCGGCAAAGTTGGTGTAGCCGGTGTCGGCCGGCGGCGGCGGCTGGCCGTGGCACGTGGTGCAGGAGTCCTGCGCCCCCCAACTGCCGCCGCCGTCGGTGTGGGTGTGGCAGCCGCTGCAGTCGAAATCGGCCGCCGTCGAGATGTCCCCGCCTGTGTGGCGGCCGCCGGTAAGGAGGGTCGACAGCGGGTAGATCGGGTCGCCGTTCACCGTGCGCCCCTGGTGGCACTCGGCGTTGTCGCACAGGGCGGTGTTGTCGGTCTTGTAGGTGAAGTCGCCCGAGACCGTGTAGCTATTGGTCTCCCAGGTCCCGGTGGCCGAGTTGAACCCGTACACCGGCACGCCGGTCGCGTTCACCTTGGGGATCTGCTGGCGAATCATCACCGCGTTGGTCCCTACCCCGACCCCGTGGGGTTCGTGGCAGTCGTTGCACCCGGCCGTGGCGGTGGGGCCCTGGTGGAGCTTGCCGGTGTACTGGGAGTGGCAGGTGAGGCAGATCGACAGGGCCTGGTTGTAGGGCGGCTGGAGCCGGATCGAGCTCTGGGCCGACGTGTTCTCGGCGAAGGAGAACCGCAGGGGGTTGGTGCCGGGCGCCGAGCGGGAGAAGCCGTGGGGAACCGAGCCCGAGTGGCAGGCCGTGCAGCCCACGGTGCCGCCGCTGATGGTGCTCTGGCCGTGGCCCTTGTTCGTGTAGACCCCCGCGTCGTCCTGGCTGTGGCACTCGCCGCACTTGTCGGGCGTGACCCGGGTGGTCAGGGGGTCGCCCAGGTTGTTGGAGGTGGTGCCGTCGGTGCGAAGCGTGACGAGGGAGGTGTTCTGGTAGCTGTTGTGGGTGCCGTGGCACTGGGTGCACGAGGTGGGCGCGCCACCCGCGTCGTTGATCGTCACCACCGGCAAGGTGGCCCCAGG
It encodes the following:
- a CDS encoding CxxxxCH/CxxCH domain-containing protein, giving the protein MLATAGVALVTGAGGAGAATHYPTGSLCYDCHAVSKSKMVVGTHLIKKSDKTVALGVTGSSTPIPCLFCHEKNAVSVTGRTEMKGVWDHFDATSTSKHPAYVQSGFTPDGLRFDCLDCHTGITLGVVSDLAGNAGIHGIDAATQNLNLYGTLIGNPANAAAVSTATCRNAACHSATGSTTGGYTAPAAHGMNKTMPGATLPVVTINDAGGAPTSCTQCHGTHNSYQNTSLVTLRTDGTTSNNLGDPLTTRVTPDKCGECHSQDDAGVYTNKGHGQSTISGGTVGCTACHSGSVPHGFSRSAPGTNPLRFSFAENTSAQSSIRLQPPYNQALSICLTCHSQYTGKLHQGPTATAGCNDCHEPHGVGVGTNAVMIRQQIPKVNATGVPVYGFNSATGTWETNSYTVSGDFTYKTDNTALCDNAECHQGRTVNGDPIYPLSTLLTGGRHTGGDISTAADFDCSGCHTHTDGGGSWGAQDSCTTCHGQPPPPADTGYTNFAEANTPHQKHAGAVAAGGYGYRCQTCHFDYVNAATHNTPTKTYQSLNFDAARNPSPSRAYNAGTATCTNLYCHSDGQSTASVGSVQWMTGTNTPDWSTQDLACNACHGGIDAAGQIARGSHTVHLSRAGITCVSCHSGTLDTVGTNTTTSIPEAKRGAHANLTKDVVPGGTFNGAAVAFGFIQGTDTCSNISCHGGYADVAWGAAASCANCHGTFGLAAEGAAMPASVVAKHSGALANPDGNASTTLYNGHQGAAVLGASGEGRCDYCHANTQPDYTAGMHIDGVIQLNANMTYQGASGFTGAAAGCATACHSADSPYQMSDSGLALQHIAGQGFSCGACHTGGVTPASASAGHAAHGASSPALVDGGAACVACHGNNGGLNYQNALAGTHGSGTVTWATDLTYSTAVTRGDLTGTCTGAAGCHVAATNIAWNATPTNCTQCHVNTADRNDWSGNNNIASMIASGDWTATGHGAKADVGATGCLTCHDLAQPHDRTTTLSGANPYRLRDQDAGTAGVQFSCTYNAAACHDGNPTPSVATVKTHSNEEMANSGYTAKRTWPAWDPQCVNCHDPHGDGNLAMIRRDLYDKAAFNLPAGPPPAEPTEQTNLIFTNRTGVAANSYSWATEQTPNYSGVCQECHEAADHVAFKDNTSASVSPHPTAGGNPGQCSSCHPHSGAFKPSGCSGCHGDGANQYWPANAASNLRSAYPNRAGRHQKHMDVLAQRRYAKAASALSGVEQNAICEMCHNDASGVGGGTHYPSGYTWTAAPADVGAFNQMWGTYASDADGAYAAATYGGSVDTSPWTGGSSCSALDCHNSKTTGAGFEWYGATATACTMCHTRATTGSNPSSGLHYGNTAPTVSQAWHDDTLTTTNKCVVCHTTLTTQSTHINGAFTGNGTFAADRTAMGLFAAYTNGGTDGVGSCSGAAVGGAGCHEGGDAGTWARRWNSAIHYATDGTECAGCHGGMNETDWTFGSVANTTDNIVEHNRDWNGNATTGEVIGNHKDFVANTTKCNICHVYADSPYTTGAFTTYHRNGQITMNSTMGYSRTAGAGPAYGCSNTCHSAANSGMENSGWTLETIAGPALSCTSCHTGTGTGALAVGSASRHTSLTVGGAFAGCEACHPGGGKGSL